Proteins from a single region of Pseudomonas sp. BSw22131:
- a CDS encoding DUF1513 domain-containing protein, translating into MLRRQALAFGSLVLSACTLGGWTLFKRKHESPLLLSARDDGNGRHYAVGYRVDGTQVFATHVAQRCHDIINHPSLPIALFVARRPGTESYLIDLRDGRLLQTIVSPVNRHFYGHAVIHRSGEWLYTTENDTTDPGRGLLGVYRFVDERLVRSGELSTHGIGPHQVSWMPDGETLVVANGGIRTEAESRVEMNLNAMEPSLVLMQRDGVLLSKEMLSQHMNSVRHLAIASDGTIVSGQQFMGASHESSELLAIKRPGQPFTAFAVDEAQLQSMGHYTASVAVHSELRLVALTAPRGNRFFVWDLDSGAVRLDAALPDCAGVGAVADGFVVTSGQGRCRFYDCRQSTLVAQPLQLPSGLWDNHLHLV; encoded by the coding sequence ATGTTGCGACGCCAGGCCCTGGCTTTCGGCAGTCTTGTTCTCAGCGCATGCACGCTGGGCGGCTGGACGCTGTTCAAGAGAAAGCATGAAAGCCCGCTGCTGCTGTCGGCACGCGATGACGGCAATGGTCGACATTACGCCGTGGGTTATCGGGTGGATGGCACTCAGGTATTCGCCACGCACGTGGCTCAGCGTTGCCACGACATCATCAACCACCCGAGTCTGCCGATTGCGCTGTTCGTGGCGCGCCGGCCGGGCACTGAAAGCTATCTGATCGATCTGCGCGACGGCCGTCTGCTGCAAACCATCGTCTCGCCTGTCAACCGGCACTTCTACGGCCATGCGGTGATTCATCGCAGCGGCGAGTGGTTGTACACCACCGAAAACGACACCACCGATCCGGGGCGCGGACTGCTGGGCGTGTACCGGTTTGTCGATGAGCGTCTGGTGCGTTCCGGTGAACTGTCGACCCACGGTATCGGCCCGCATCAGGTGTCATGGATGCCGGACGGCGAAACGCTGGTGGTGGCCAATGGCGGGATTCGTACCGAGGCCGAGAGCCGTGTCGAGATGAACCTCAATGCCATGGAACCCAGTCTGGTGTTGATGCAGCGTGACGGTGTACTGCTGAGCAAGGAGATGCTGTCGCAACACATGAACAGCGTGCGGCACCTGGCGATTGCCAGCGACGGCACGATCGTTTCGGGTCAGCAGTTCATGGGCGCATCCCATGAGTCGTCCGAATTGCTGGCGATCAAACGTCCGGGCCAACCCTTTACGGCCTTTGCGGTGGACGAGGCTCAATTGCAATCGATGGGGCATTACACCGCCAGCGTCGCTGTTCACAGCGAACTGCGTCTGGTGGCGCTTACTGCGCCGCGTGGCAACCGGTTTTTCGTTTGGGATCTGGACAGCGGCGCCGTGCGACTGGACGCTGCCCTCCCCGATTGCGCAGGCGTGGGCGCCGTGGCAGACGGATTTGTCGTGACCTCCGGACAAGGCCGCTGCAGGTTTTACGATTGCCGCCAAAGCACCCTCGTCGCGCAACCGCTGCAGCTGCCCTCCGGGTTGTGGGACAACCATCTGCATTTGGTTTGA
- a CDS encoding efflux RND transporter periplasmic adaptor subunit: MLRRRMLIMLAVVLVVVLALGGYKAFSVYQQIQQFTAPKPPISVAVAVVEDRPWQSRLPAIGSLKALQGVNLSLEIAGTVKAVLFESGQKIKAGQPLVQLDSDVEKALLGTAEADLGLAKVEYGRGSKLVGDQAISRGDFDKLAATQKKAAATVAQLNASLAKKRILAPFSGTIGIRQVDVGDYLASGTVIATLQDLSSLYVDFYVPEQTLPKLAIGQAVKVSVAAYPDQVFDANISAINPKVEDATRNVLVRATLPNPGSKLLPGMFTSLQVVLGDDTRQWVLPESAITYTLYGNSVYVVVPKKNAEGQPEKNDKGEAQLVVERRFVETGERRGGQVIINKGVKAGEQVVSGGQLKLDNGAHVIVSTEPALPGQNGQPRAD; the protein is encoded by the coding sequence ATGTTGCGTCGCCGCATGCTGATTATGTTGGCCGTTGTGCTGGTCGTAGTTCTGGCCCTGGGCGGTTACAAAGCCTTCTCGGTTTATCAGCAAATTCAGCAGTTCACCGCACCCAAACCACCGATCAGCGTGGCAGTGGCAGTCGTCGAAGACCGGCCATGGCAGAGCCGGCTTCCGGCCATTGGCAGCCTCAAGGCCCTGCAAGGCGTGAACCTCAGTCTGGAGATCGCCGGCACCGTCAAGGCCGTGCTGTTCGAGTCAGGGCAGAAGATCAAAGCCGGTCAGCCGTTAGTGCAACTCGACAGCGACGTCGAGAAGGCACTACTCGGGACGGCCGAAGCCGATCTCGGCCTGGCGAAGGTGGAATACGGCCGCGGCAGCAAGCTGGTGGGCGATCAGGCGATCTCCCGAGGCGACTTCGACAAGCTGGCGGCCACCCAGAAAAAAGCAGCGGCCACGGTGGCGCAACTCAATGCGTCGCTGGCCAAAAAACGCATCCTCGCGCCCTTCAGCGGCACCATCGGGATTCGTCAGGTGGACGTCGGCGATTACCTCGCCAGCGGCACGGTGATCGCCACGCTGCAAGACCTCAGCAGTCTGTATGTCGATTTCTACGTCCCGGAGCAGACCTTGCCAAAACTGGCCATCGGCCAAGCGGTAAAGGTGAGCGTGGCGGCGTACCCGGATCAGGTGTTCGACGCCAACATCAGCGCGATCAATCCAAAAGTCGAAGACGCCACACGCAACGTGTTGGTTCGCGCCACCCTTCCCAACCCTGGAAGCAAGTTGCTGCCGGGGATGTTCACCAGTCTGCAGGTTGTGCTGGGCGACGATACCCGGCAGTGGGTGCTACCCGAAAGCGCCATCACCTACACGCTGTATGGCAACTCGGTATACGTCGTAGTGCCGAAGAAAAATGCCGAGGGCCAGCCTGAAAAAAACGACAAGGGCGAGGCACAACTGGTGGTTGAGCGACGGTTTGTCGAGACCGGCGAGCGACGCGGCGGGCAGGTCATCATCAACAAGGGAGTGAAAGCAGGCGAGCAGGTGGTCAGCGGCGGGCAACTCAAGCTGGACAATGGCGCGCATGTGATCGTCAGCACTGAACCTGCGTTACCGGGACAGAACGGCCAGCCGCGCGCTGACTGA
- a CDS encoding multidrug efflux RND transporter permease subunit: MAFTDPFIRRPVLASVISLLIVLLGFQAFSKLTIRQYPQMENALITVTTAYPGANAETIQGYITQPLQQSLASAEGIDYMTSVSRQNFSVISIYARIGSDSDRLFTELLAKANEVKNKLPQDAEDPVLSKEAADASALMYISFYSTQLSNPQITDYLSRVIQPKLATLPGMAEAEILGNQVFAMRLWLDPVKLAGFGLTASDVTDAVRKYNFLSAAGEVKGEYVVTSVNASTDLKSPESFAAIPLKTEGDSRVLLGDVARVEMGAENYDTVSSFDGTPSVYIGIKGTPSSNPLDVIREVRRIMPELESQLPPSLKVSIAYDATLFITASIHEVVKTLIEAVLIVIVVVFLFLGALRSVLIPVITIPLSMIGVLFFMQLMGYSINLLTLLAMVLAIGLVVDDAIVVVENIHRHIEEGKTPLNAAIEGAREIAMPVVSMTITLAAVYAPIGFLQGLTGALFKEFALTLAGAVIISGIVALTLSPMMCALLLRRDENPTGLAHKLDNAFEGLKVRYQRVLHGTLNTRPVVIVFALIVLCLIPVFLKFTQSQLAPDEDQGIIFMISTGPQPTNLDYMNAYTDQFIKIFKEFPEYYSSFQINGFNGVQSGVGGFLLKPWDERSRTQMAILPEVQAKLAGITGLQIFGFNLPSLPGTGEGLPFQFVLNTPNDYAALLEVADRIKKRAEASGKFAFLDIDLAFDKPEVVVDIDRAKAAQMGVSMQDLGGTLATLLGESEINRFTIEGRSYKVIAQVERPFRDNPQWLNNYYVRNDKGQMLPLSTLITVSDRARPRQLNQFQQLNSAIISGFPLVSQAEAIELVRQIASEEAPAGFAYDYAGASRQFVQEGNALWVTFGLALAIIFLVLAAQFESFRDPLVILVTVPLSICGALIPLFLGLSTLNIYTQVGLVTLIGLISKHGILIVEFANQLRRDKGLSAREAVEQAAAIRLRPVLMTTAAMVFGMVPLILATGAGAVSRFDIGMVIATGMSVGTLFTLFVLPCVYTLLAVKDKRTEPAGGIAGT; the protein is encoded by the coding sequence ATGGCATTTACAGATCCCTTCATTCGTCGTCCGGTGCTCGCCAGCGTGATCAGCCTGCTGATCGTGCTGCTGGGTTTTCAGGCGTTCAGCAAGTTGACCATCCGCCAGTATCCGCAGATGGAAAATGCCTTGATCACGGTGACTACGGCGTACCCCGGCGCAAACGCCGAAACCATTCAGGGCTACATCACCCAACCGCTGCAGCAAAGTCTGGCGAGTGCCGAAGGCATTGACTACATGACCTCGGTCAGTCGACAGAACTTCTCGGTGATCTCGATCTACGCCCGCATCGGCTCTGACAGCGACCGGCTGTTCACCGAATTGCTGGCCAAGGCCAACGAAGTCAAAAACAAGCTGCCACAAGACGCCGAAGACCCGGTCCTGAGCAAAGAAGCGGCTGACGCGTCGGCGCTGATGTACATCAGTTTCTACAGCACGCAACTGAGCAACCCGCAGATCACCGATTATCTGTCGCGGGTGATTCAGCCCAAACTGGCCACCCTGCCCGGCATGGCCGAAGCCGAGATTCTGGGCAATCAGGTATTCGCCATGCGCTTGTGGCTCGATCCAGTGAAACTCGCAGGGTTCGGCCTGACCGCCAGCGATGTGACCGACGCCGTGCGCAAGTACAACTTCCTGTCGGCGGCAGGCGAGGTCAAAGGCGAGTACGTGGTTACCAGCGTCAACGCCAGCACCGACCTCAAATCACCGGAAAGTTTCGCTGCCATCCCGCTCAAGACAGAGGGCGACAGCCGCGTGCTGCTGGGTGACGTGGCCCGGGTCGAGATGGGCGCGGAAAACTACGACACCGTCAGTTCGTTCGACGGCACGCCCTCGGTGTACATCGGCATCAAGGGCACGCCCAGTTCCAACCCGCTGGATGTCATCAGAGAGGTCCGGCGGATCATGCCAGAGCTCGAAAGCCAGCTGCCACCGAGCCTCAAGGTATCGATTGCCTACGACGCCACGCTGTTCATCACCGCATCCATTCATGAGGTGGTGAAAACCCTGATCGAGGCCGTGCTGATCGTCATTGTCGTGGTGTTCCTGTTTCTGGGTGCGCTGCGCTCGGTGTTGATTCCGGTGATTACCATTCCGTTGTCGATGATCGGCGTGCTGTTTTTCATGCAGCTCATGGGCTACTCGATCAACCTGCTGACGCTGCTCGCCATGGTGCTGGCTATTGGACTGGTGGTCGATGATGCGATTGTCGTGGTGGAAAACATTCACCGACATATTGAAGAAGGGAAGACGCCGCTCAATGCGGCCATCGAGGGCGCGCGCGAGATTGCGATGCCGGTGGTCTCAATGACCATCACGCTGGCAGCGGTGTACGCCCCGATCGGGTTCCTTCAGGGGCTGACCGGTGCGCTGTTCAAGGAATTTGCGCTGACGCTGGCAGGCGCCGTGATTATTTCCGGGATCGTGGCGTTGACCCTGTCGCCAATGATGTGTGCGCTGCTGCTGCGTCGCGACGAAAACCCTACAGGGCTGGCGCACAAGCTCGACAACGCCTTCGAGGGCCTCAAGGTGCGCTACCAGCGCGTGTTGCATGGCACGCTGAATACGCGCCCCGTGGTGATCGTCTTCGCCTTGATCGTGCTGTGCCTGATCCCGGTGTTTCTCAAGTTCACCCAGTCGCAGCTAGCTCCGGATGAAGACCAGGGCATCATCTTCATGATCTCGACCGGCCCGCAACCGACCAACCTCGATTACATGAACGCCTACACCGATCAGTTCATCAAAATCTTCAAGGAGTTTCCGGAGTACTACTCCTCGTTCCAGATCAACGGTTTCAACGGGGTGCAATCGGGCGTAGGCGGTTTCCTGCTCAAACCGTGGGACGAGCGAAGCCGCACGCAAATGGCGATCCTGCCCGAGGTTCAGGCCAAACTTGCGGGCATCACCGGCCTGCAGATTTTCGGCTTCAATCTGCCGTCGCTGCCGGGCACTGGCGAAGGTCTGCCGTTTCAATTCGTGCTCAATACACCCAACGATTACGCCGCGCTGCTGGAAGTCGCTGACCGCATCAAGAAACGCGCCGAAGCGTCCGGCAAGTTCGCGTTTCTGGACATCGACCTCGCGTTCGACAAACCGGAGGTGGTGGTGGACATCGACCGCGCCAAAGCAGCGCAGATGGGCGTTTCGATGCAGGACCTGGGCGGCACGCTGGCCACGCTGCTGGGTGAGTCCGAGATCAACCGCTTCACTATCGAGGGCCGCAGCTACAAGGTGATCGCGCAAGTCGAAAGGCCGTTTCGCGACAATCCGCAATGGCTGAACAACTATTACGTGAGAAACGACAAAGGTCAGATGTTGCCGCTGTCGACGCTGATCACCGTCAGTGATCGCGCGCGGCCGCGTCAGCTCAATCAGTTCCAGCAGCTCAACTCGGCCATCATCTCGGGATTCCCGCTGGTCAGTCAGGCTGAGGCCATCGAGTTGGTCAGACAAATCGCCAGCGAAGAAGCTCCCGCAGGTTTTGCCTACGACTATGCCGGCGCCTCCCGTCAGTTCGTGCAGGAAGGCAACGCGTTATGGGTCACTTTCGGGCTGGCGCTGGCAATCATTTTTCTGGTGCTTGCTGCGCAGTTCGAGAGTTTCCGCGACCCGCTGGTGATTCTGGTCACGGTGCCGCTGTCAATTTGCGGAGCGCTGATCCCGCTGTTTCTGGGGCTGTCTACGCTCAATATCTATACGCAGGTGGGCTTGGTAACGCTGATCGGCTTGATCAGCAAGCACGGGATCCTGATCGTGGAGTTCGCAAACCAACTGCGACGCGACAAGGGCCTGTCGGCACGTGAAGCCGTGGAACAAGCCGCCGCAATACGCTTGCGCCCGGTGTTGATGACCACAGCAGCGATGGTGTTCGGCATGGTCCCGCTGATTCTGGCGACCGGCGCGGGCGCGGTGAGCCGGTTCGACATCGGCATGGTCATCGCGACCGGTATGTCTGTGGGGACGCTGTTTACCCTGTTTGTGCTGCCGTGTGTTTACACGTTGCTCGCGGTGAAGGATAAACGGACGGAGCCAGCGGGTGGAATTGCCGGTACCTGA
- a CDS encoding lipopolysaccharide kinase InaA family protein encodes MAVDFVADVALPAKDRFAYFWNTRGDWVEEPNRRRGGESGVQRVVSENGRLLYVKRQTGHIYRSWLHPFGRPTVLRERDALEGLRQLDVNVPKMVFCGAERDENNEWRALLVTASLDGFEEIENWYAAGGREQHGEAVHDLMLKTLAENLARMHKGRWQHSCIYIKHVFVRVVGEGVHARPEVALLDLEKCRRRLTAYAAAQHDMKQLRRHSSFKPADWSKLVYFYEAAFGSSIKGLDR; translated from the coding sequence ATGGCCGTTGATTTTGTAGCAGACGTGGCATTACCGGCCAAAGATCGTTTCGCCTATTTCTGGAACACTCGCGGTGACTGGGTCGAGGAACCTAATCGGCGTCGTGGCGGCGAGAGCGGTGTGCAGCGTGTGGTGTCCGAGAACGGCCGATTGCTGTATGTGAAGCGGCAAACCGGGCACATCTACCGCAGCTGGCTTCACCCGTTCGGTCGTCCTACTGTCTTGCGCGAGCGCGACGCCCTCGAGGGTTTGCGTCAACTGGATGTCAACGTCCCGAAAATGGTGTTCTGCGGGGCCGAGCGCGACGAAAACAACGAGTGGCGCGCGCTGCTGGTGACGGCTTCGCTCGACGGCTTCGAGGAAATCGAAAACTGGTATGCAGCCGGTGGCCGTGAACAGCATGGCGAGGCGGTGCATGATTTGATGCTCAAGACGCTGGCAGAGAACCTTGCCCGCATGCATAAAGGGCGCTGGCAACACAGCTGCATCTATATCAAGCACGTTTTTGTGCGCGTGGTGGGCGAGGGCGTCCACGCCAGGCCCGAGGTTGCGCTGCTTGATCTGGAAAAATGCCGACGCCGCCTGACCGCTTATGCGGCCGCGCAACACGACATGAAGCAGCTGCGTCGCCATTCGTCGTTCAAGCCAGCAGATTGGAGCAAGCTGGTCTACTTTTACGAGGCAGCGTTTGGCAGCTCTATCAAAGGTTTAGATCGATGA
- a CDS encoding class I SAM-dependent methyltransferase, protein MTKRIELDFSRKYNQTHAQKYLRKHKDGLARTLSHRRDEQLARRALALAGEPGLVMDLPCGAGRFWPLLAEKANRVIIGADNSADMVNIACASQAAEVVKRVQPLQTSAFAIDMPDNAVDSIFSMRLLHHVGDPQHRATLLKEFHRVTRDSVIISLWVDGNFKAWKRKRAERNRQQEGYQNRFVLPVDTVEAEFMHAGFRIQERLDFLPFYAMWRVYVLRKR, encoded by the coding sequence ATGACCAAGCGGATAGAGCTGGATTTTTCCCGCAAGTACAACCAGACACATGCGCAAAAATATTTGCGCAAGCACAAGGATGGATTGGCGCGGACGTTGTCACATCGTCGCGATGAGCAGCTGGCACGACGCGCTTTGGCGCTGGCCGGTGAGCCGGGGCTGGTGATGGACTTGCCATGCGGTGCCGGACGTTTCTGGCCGCTGCTGGCCGAGAAAGCCAATCGCGTCATCATCGGCGCTGACAATTCAGCCGACATGGTGAACATCGCTTGTGCATCGCAAGCGGCAGAAGTCGTGAAAAGGGTACAACCCTTGCAGACATCTGCCTTTGCCATCGATATGCCTGACAATGCTGTGGACAGCATTTTTAGCATGCGGCTGTTGCACCACGTAGGTGACCCGCAGCATCGGGCGACTTTATTAAAGGAGTTTCATCGGGTTACGCGAGACAGCGTGATTATTTCGCTGTGGGTGGATGGCAACTTCAAGGCCTGGAAACGCAAGCGCGCCGAGCGTAACCGTCAGCAGGAGGGTTACCAGAACCGTTTCGTGTTACCGGTGGACACAGTTGAAGCTGAATTTATGCACGCAGGATTTCGCATCCAAGAGCGATTGGACTTCCTGCCGTTTTACGCCATGTGGCGTGTATACGTATTACGTAAGAGGTAA
- a CDS encoding sensor histidine kinase — MEFKQSLAQRIIIAFALMSALVAGSFAMGIVATVHLVEEKLISAGLGGDLTRLLLMDNVSDWSHRPEPDQLFYFSGGPGDFDLPKDLRHLEPGFHEVFRGPLSYHAMVEVVDNRHYVLLQDQSDFEERERVLFAVVLVGFVLALALAVFLGWILSRRVMAPVVRLARQVRHRDQLLGLAPPLAPDYAADEVGELAVAFDATLGRLRDALTRERMFTSDVSHELRTPLMVLASSCELLLENPALDQRAKAQVERVARACEEMRDLVQTFLMLARTQRDDAGMNPQLTLQAAAEQLIALWREPIEHKGLELTYAPGVASGQSYNATFLYAVMGNLLRNALHYTDKGFIRLALHAEGFVVEDSGVGIPEEKREAMFKPFVRGNEQRGEGLGLGLSLVQRICENQGWTVDLETMEPNGCRFSVELKKPLG, encoded by the coding sequence ATGGAGTTTAAGCAAAGCCTTGCGCAGCGGATCATCATCGCTTTCGCCCTGATGAGCGCGCTGGTGGCTGGATCATTCGCCATGGGCATCGTCGCAACCGTGCACCTGGTGGAAGAGAAACTGATTTCAGCCGGGCTGGGCGGCGACCTGACGCGTCTGCTGCTGATGGACAACGTCAGTGACTGGAGTCATCGGCCCGAGCCGGATCAGCTGTTCTACTTCAGCGGCGGCCCCGGGGATTTCGACCTGCCCAAAGACCTGCGCCATCTGGAACCGGGTTTTCATGAGGTGTTCCGTGGTCCCTTGTCTTATCACGCGATGGTTGAGGTCGTAGACAACCGCCACTACGTGCTGCTGCAGGACCAGAGTGATTTCGAAGAGCGCGAGCGGGTGCTGTTTGCCGTGGTGCTGGTGGGTTTTGTGCTGGCGTTGGCCCTGGCTGTGTTTCTGGGCTGGATTCTTTCACGCCGGGTGATGGCGCCTGTTGTGCGGCTGGCGCGACAAGTCCGCCACCGCGACCAGTTGCTGGGCCTGGCGCCGCCGCTTGCGCCTGATTACGCCGCCGACGAAGTGGGTGAACTGGCAGTTGCCTTCGATGCAACCCTGGGGCGACTGCGCGATGCCTTGACCCGCGAGCGCATGTTTACCAGCGATGTCAGCCACGAGTTGCGCACACCCTTGATGGTGCTGGCCAGTTCCTGCGAGCTCCTGTTGGAAAATCCGGCCCTTGACCAACGTGCCAAGGCTCAGGTCGAGCGTGTTGCACGGGCGTGCGAAGAAATGCGCGATCTGGTGCAGACATTCCTGATGCTGGCGCGTACTCAGCGCGATGATGCTGGCATGAACCCGCAACTCACCCTGCAAGCCGCCGCCGAGCAGCTGATTGCACTCTGGCGCGAGCCTATCGAACACAAAGGGCTGGAGCTGACTTACGCGCCCGGTGTGGCCTCGGGACAGTCTTACAACGCGACGTTCCTCTATGCGGTGATGGGCAACCTGTTGCGCAATGCCTTGCACTACACCGACAAAGGTTTCATCCGGCTCGCCCTGCACGCCGAGGGATTTGTCGTCGAGGACAGCGGTGTAGGAATTCCGGAAGAGAAACGCGAAGCCATGTTCAAGCCATTCGTGCGCGGCAATGAGCAACGCGGAGAAGGGTTGGGCTTGGGGCTGTCGCTGGTACAGCGTATTTGCGAAAACCAGGGCTGGACCGTCGACCTTGAAACCATGGAGCCCAACGGCTGCCGTTTCAGCGTCGAGCTTAAAAAGCCGCTGGGTTAA
- the colR gene encoding two-component system response regulator ColR encodes MRILLVEDNRDILANLADYLGMKGYTVDCAQDGLSGLHLAATEHYDLIVLDIMLPGIDGYTLCKRLREDARRDTPVIMLTARDQLDDRLQGFRSGADDYLLKPFALSELAARIEAVLRRAQGGGKRTLQVADLIYDLDTLEVTREGRLLKLNPVGLKLLAVLMQKSPHVLRREVLEEALWGDDCPDSDSLRSHVHQLRQVIDKPFAKPLLQTVHGVGYRLAEGRDGV; translated from the coding sequence ATGCGAATTCTGCTGGTTGAAGACAACCGCGACATCCTCGCCAACCTGGCTGATTACCTGGGGATGAAAGGCTATACCGTCGACTGCGCACAGGATGGCTTGTCGGGCCTGCACCTGGCTGCCACCGAACATTACGACCTGATCGTGCTCGACATCATGCTGCCGGGCATTGATGGCTACACCTTGTGCAAACGCCTGCGTGAAGACGCGCGACGCGACACACCGGTGATCATGCTCACAGCCCGTGACCAGCTTGACGATCGTCTGCAAGGGTTCCGCTCGGGTGCCGACGATTACCTGCTCAAGCCGTTCGCATTGTCGGAACTGGCGGCGCGCATTGAAGCAGTGCTGCGCCGGGCACAAGGCGGCGGCAAACGTACCTTGCAGGTCGCGGACCTGATCTACGACCTGGACACGCTCGAAGTGACCCGCGAAGGTCGACTGCTCAAACTCAACCCGGTTGGCTTGAAGCTGCTGGCCGTGTTGATGCAAAAAAGCCCCCACGTTCTGCGCCGGGAAGTCCTTGAGGAAGCGTTGTGGGGTGACGACTGTCCGGACAGCGACAGCTTGCGCAGCCACGTCCACCAGTTGCGTCAGGTGATCGACAAGCCGTTCGCCAAGCCGCTGCTGCAAACGGTCCACGGCGTGGGTTACCGCCTGGCCGAGGGCCGTGATGGAGTTTAA
- a CDS encoding phosphatase PAP2 family protein: MPTTLQRPQSRPLNLWVCLGIPAVTAIALLLLELTSLDMDIAKMAYDPLAGDFIGRHSYFLENVLHDRAKQVVIALAVLSCIGFVGAFFIERLKPWRRELGCLVLSMALSTGFVTPVKVVTSVQCPWSLTEFGGKETYSELLSPRPATDKPGRCWPGGHAATGFTLFALFFVLRDRKPKLAKAGLIFAFGLGTVFSIGRMLQGAHFFSHNIWTAVFCWLICLGAYYAVLYRPAGRKEKVVGAEVVSD, translated from the coding sequence ATGCCAACGACCCTTCAACGGCCTCAGTCGCGCCCGCTCAATCTGTGGGTGTGTCTGGGCATACCGGCTGTGACGGCCATTGCGCTCCTGTTGCTGGAACTCACCTCGCTGGACATGGACATCGCCAAGATGGCGTATGACCCACTGGCGGGGGACTTTATCGGTCGCCACAGTTACTTCCTGGAAAACGTGCTGCATGACCGCGCCAAACAGGTGGTAATTGCCTTGGCAGTCCTCTCTTGTATCGGGTTTGTGGGGGCGTTTTTCATTGAGCGACTCAAACCATGGCGTCGCGAGCTGGGTTGCCTGGTGCTGTCGATGGCGCTGTCGACCGGTTTTGTCACACCGGTAAAGGTGGTGACTTCGGTGCAGTGCCCGTGGAGTCTTACTGAATTTGGCGGTAAGGAAACGTACAGTGAGCTGCTCAGTCCTCGTCCGGCGACGGACAAGCCAGGGCGCTGCTGGCCGGGTGGTCATGCGGCGACTGGGTTTACGTTGTTTGCGCTGTTTTTTGTTCTTCGTGATCGCAAGCCGAAACTGGCCAAGGCCGGGCTGATTTTCGCGTTTGGTCTGGGTACGGTTTTTTCGATTGGGCGGATGCTGCAAGGGGCGCATTTCTTTTCCCATAACATCTGGACGGCGGTGTTTTGCTGGCTGATTTGTCTGGGGGCTTATTACGCCGTGCTTTACAGGCCGGCCGGCAGGAAAGAGAAGGTAGTGGGTGCGGAAGTAGTGTCTGACTAG